From Vagococcus jeotgali, one genomic window encodes:
- a CDS encoding DUF1149 family protein, protein MELLRQKEFVQNFHYDALAKDHKEETAINVSLNPFEITEEMDIDAQNNSVLGLRVEFNIAMDVFKISGDVAQFVQIVGRKIEKIEDLTPDEVNELARPLFVLIERLTYDMTEIALDKPGLQLNFSQQN, encoded by the coding sequence ATGGAACTATTGAGACAAAAAGAATTTGTACAGAATTTTCATTACGATGCACTGGCAAAAGACCATAAAGAAGAAACAGCAATTAACGTTAGTCTAAATCCTTTTGAGATAACAGAAGAGATGGACATTGATGCACAAAACAACTCTGTCTTAGGTCTAAGAGTAGAGTTTAATATTGCTATGGATGTTTTTAAAATTTCAGGAGATGTGGCTCAATTTGTACAAATTGTTGGTCGTAAAATTGAAAAAATTGAAGATCTAACACCTGATGAGGTAAATGAATTAGCGCGTCCTTTATTTGTTTTAATTGAAAGATTGACTTATGATATGACTGAGATTGCTTTAGATAAACCAGGACTTCAATTGAATTTTTCACAACAAAATTAA
- a CDS encoding glycoside hydrolase family 73 protein, translating into MTRRQIKKNRRKKKFPPVFIIGGLLLVATIVVFFISLAGLSDTKVIEYKEPNKTHDQLSFIDELVPVAKEMEHSHGVLPSIILAQAILESDWGTSELGATYNNLFGIKSFSPNDDSVKLETKEFKDGKWITIQANFKVYASWEDCIRDHTQLFVNGVDWDPYIYQGVLLADDYKTAAKALQVSGYATDPTYASKLIGIIEEYDLDQYDS; encoded by the coding sequence ATGACAAGACGACAAATAAAAAAAAATAGACGTAAAAAGAAGTTTCCACCAGTTTTTATTATTGGTGGACTTTTACTCGTGGCAACTATTGTGGTTTTTTTCATTAGTTTAGCAGGACTTAGTGATACTAAGGTGATTGAATACAAAGAACCTAATAAAACACATGATCAACTTAGTTTTATTGATGAATTAGTTCCTGTTGCTAAAGAGATGGAGCATAGTCATGGTGTCTTACCTAGTATTATTTTAGCCCAAGCGATTTTAGAGTCGGATTGGGGAACGAGTGAGTTAGGCGCAACTTACAATAATTTATTTGGAATTAAGTCCTTCTCACCTAATGATGATTCGGTTAAATTAGAAACAAAGGAATTTAAAGATGGTAAGTGGATTACGATTCAAGCTAATTTCAAAGTATATGCTAGTTGGGAAGATTGTATTAGGGATCACACACAGTTATTTGTTAATGGAGTAGATTGGGATCCTTATATTTATCAAGGAGTCTTACTAGCTGATGATTATAAAACAGCAGCAAAAGCCCTCCAAGTTTCAGGTTATGCAACAGATCCAACGTATGCTAGTAAGTTAATTGGTATTATTGAAGAATATGATTTAGATCAGTATGATAGTTAA
- a CDS encoding hydrolase: protein MNREKRIAPEIVTNLRKDMIHVPSVIRDCSGIKIYGKRIKSICYSTDIAIIRNIDADAIIAVYPFTPHPTITKAIIESADVPVFSGVGGGLTQGNRSVNMSMFAEANGSLGVVVNAPTPKETIYDISQMVDIPIIGTITSEFTDIDEKINAGVQILNVSGGKNTASIVRQIRKRYPLFPIMATGGPTEASIQETIDAGANAITYTPPSNGELFSKKMEHYREVEKEEKNES, encoded by the coding sequence ATGAATAGAGAAAAAAGAATTGCTCCAGAAATTGTCACAAATCTTAGAAAAGACATGATTCATGTTCCTAGTGTGATTCGGGATTGTTCAGGAATCAAAATATATGGTAAGCGAATTAAATCAATTTGTTATTCAACAGATATTGCCATTATTAGAAACATTGATGCTGATGCGATTATTGCTGTGTATCCTTTTACGCCACACCCAACTATTACAAAAGCGATTATCGAATCAGCTGATGTTCCAGTTTTTTCTGGTGTTGGTGGAGGATTAACTCAAGGAAATCGTTCGGTAAATATGAGTATGTTTGCTGAGGCAAATGGCTCTTTAGGTGTAGTGGTAAATGCCCCGACACCTAAAGAGACAATTTATGATATTTCTCAAATGGTGGATATTCCGATTATTGGGACTATCACGAGTGAATTTACAGATATAGATGAAAAAATTAATGCTGGCGTTCAGATTTTAAATGTGAGTGGTGGGAAAAATACAGCTAGCATCGTCAGACAAATCAGAAAACGATATCCATTATTTCCGATTATGGCTACTGGTGGACCTACAGAGGCTTCCATTCAAGAGACGATTGATGCTGGAGCAAATGCTATTACTTATACACCACCATCAAATGGAGAACTCTTTAGTAAAAAAATGGAGCATTACAGAGAAGTAGAAAAGGAAGAGAAGAATGAGTCGTGA
- a CDS encoding aromatic acid exporter family protein: MMKIGLRTLKTVVSATLGIVIANYFGLMFPATSGIVAILSVTNTKKSSFKIGIGRLVAFVVATLIALFTYHLLGYTALAFGLFLLLFIPIAAKWQMPEAIPVNSVLMTHFLNEQSMSPYLIANAFFLLLIGVSLALVANLYMPNKEAAILENKVQVDETIQLLLKQLGELLMSPHQTLKCDDLFKELSQEIKQGRTLAKQDLENKLLNQDSYLLNYFNMRKHQFNTLEDMYQLIQHIRVEEDIAMIVNELLIDISKSYSEANDALGLKQQVLDVFQIYELKPLPTSRVEFENRAKLYQLLLTIQSFIDIKVNFFELNQK; encoded by the coding sequence ATGATGAAAATTGGTCTTAGAACACTTAAAACAGTTGTGAGTGCCACATTAGGTATTGTCATTGCCAATTATTTTGGCTTAATGTTTCCAGCAACATCCGGCATTGTAGCGATATTAAGTGTTACAAATACAAAAAAATCATCTTTTAAAATTGGAATAGGTAGATTAGTAGCATTTGTAGTTGCCACACTGATTGCTTTGTTTACTTACCATTTGTTAGGTTATACAGCATTAGCTTTTGGTTTATTTTTACTATTATTTATTCCTATAGCAGCTAAATGGCAAATGCCAGAAGCTATTCCGGTTAATTCTGTGTTAATGACTCATTTTTTAAATGAACAGTCTATGAGTCCGTATTTAATAGCTAATGCTTTTTTTCTGTTATTAATCGGAGTAAGTTTAGCTTTAGTAGCTAATTTATACATGCCAAACAAAGAAGCAGCTATCTTGGAAAATAAAGTCCAAGTAGATGAGACTATTCAACTACTTTTAAAGCAATTAGGTGAGTTGTTAATGAGTCCTCATCAGACACTAAAATGTGATGATTTATTTAAAGAATTATCACAAGAAATTAAACAAGGTAGAACTTTAGCAAAACAAGATTTAGAAAATAAACTGTTAAATCAAGACAGCTATTTACTAAATTATTTTAATATGAGAAAACATCAGTTTAATACGTTAGAAGATATGTACCAATTGATTCAACATATCAGGGTGGAAGAAGACATAGCTATGATTGTTAATGAGTTGTTAATTGATATCTCTAAATCTTATTCTGAAGCAAATGATGCTCTAGGATTGAAACAACAAGTATTGGATGTGTTTCAGATTTATGAACTAAAACCTTTACCTACTAGCCGAGTAGAGTTTGAAAACAGAGCTAAATTATATCAATTGTTATTAACGATTCAAAGTTTCATAGATATTAAAGTTAACTTTTTTGAATTGAATCAAAAGTAG
- a CDS encoding Tex family protein has translation MSQDKQVNHILEKELDSIKPKYIHAVLELLAEGNTVPFIARYRKEQTGSLDEVQIREIEERHAYIKGLVKRKEEVIRLIDEQGKLTTELEKEINSAKKMQRVEDLYRPFKQKRRTKATIAKESGLEPFANWLLTFPESGDIDLVASEYIDVTKEVHSTEDVLAGAHEIIAEMISDEPSYREWLRNMMKKTGIFRAVEKDKSLDEKQIFSMYYDFSEPVYKMASHRVLAANRGEKEGILKISIEFDQNRVNQYFERHVIKSEASIATPIIRQAYEDSYKRFIGPSVERDIRNDLTEIADEQAISIFGENLKNLLLQPPLKGKIVLGFDPAYRTGCKLAVVDETGKLLAVQVIYPHKPANATKQLEAKEELIKLIKEYQVEMIAIGNGTASRESESFVAETLKEIGQEVFYVIVSEAGASVYSASDIARDEFPSLQVEERSAVSIGRRLQDPLAELVKIDPKAVGVGQYQHDVAQKRLSEQLDFVVEMVVNQVGVNVNTASAQLLQHVAGLNKTTAKNVVIYREENGVFNSRSELKKVPRLGPKAYEQAVGFLRIPDAKNMLDNTGIHPESYPLVKALAKELNFSLDALGTEEVNQHLAHVSIEEMSKTLDVGSETLTDILDALRQPGRDMRDELDAPILRKDIMNLKDLVPGMELDGTVRNVVDFGAFVDIGVKQDGLVHISRLSESYIKHPTDAVAVGDVVHVWIIDVDVSKQRISLSMIEPKNK, from the coding sequence ATGAGCCAAGATAAACAAGTCAATCATATTCTAGAAAAAGAACTGGATAGTATTAAGCCTAAGTACATCCACGCCGTTTTAGAGTTATTAGCTGAAGGTAATACAGTCCCCTTTATTGCTCGTTACCGTAAGGAGCAAACAGGTAGCTTGGATGAAGTTCAGATTAGAGAAATAGAAGAACGTCATGCTTATATCAAAGGATTAGTTAAGCGAAAAGAAGAAGTGATTCGTTTAATCGATGAACAAGGGAAATTAACAACTGAGTTAGAAAAAGAGATCAATAGTGCTAAAAAAATGCAACGAGTGGAAGATTTATATCGCCCGTTTAAGCAAAAACGCCGTACTAAAGCGACGATTGCAAAAGAAAGTGGCCTAGAACCCTTTGCCAACTGGTTACTAACTTTTCCAGAATCAGGAGATATTGACCTGGTAGCTAGTGAATACATTGATGTGACAAAAGAAGTTCATTCAACTGAAGATGTACTAGCAGGTGCTCATGAAATAATCGCAGAGATGATTAGTGATGAACCAAGTTACCGTGAATGGCTAAGAAATATGATGAAGAAAACAGGTATTTTTAGAGCAGTTGAAAAAGATAAATCTCTAGATGAGAAACAAATATTTTCTATGTATTATGATTTTAGTGAGCCAGTTTACAAAATGGCATCTCATAGAGTTTTAGCTGCTAATCGTGGTGAAAAAGAAGGTATCTTAAAAATCTCTATAGAATTTGATCAAAACCGAGTGAATCAATACTTTGAGCGCCATGTTATTAAGAGTGAGGCAAGTATTGCAACACCGATTATCCGTCAAGCATATGAGGATAGCTACAAACGTTTTATAGGTCCTTCAGTTGAGCGTGATATTCGTAATGACTTAACAGAAATAGCTGATGAACAAGCTATTTCAATATTTGGTGAGAACTTGAAAAATTTATTGTTACAACCGCCTTTAAAAGGAAAAATTGTACTAGGTTTTGATCCAGCTTATCGAACTGGTTGTAAATTAGCAGTAGTAGATGAAACAGGTAAGTTACTAGCAGTACAAGTAATCTATCCACATAAACCAGCTAATGCTACAAAGCAGCTAGAAGCTAAAGAAGAATTAATTAAATTAATTAAAGAGTATCAAGTTGAAATGATAGCTATTGGTAATGGGACAGCTAGTCGTGAGTCTGAATCTTTTGTTGCTGAAACATTAAAAGAGATAGGGCAAGAAGTTTTTTATGTCATAGTGAGTGAAGCAGGTGCATCTGTCTATTCTGCTAGTGACATAGCTCGGGATGAGTTTCCTAGTTTACAAGTTGAAGAGCGAAGTGCTGTTAGTATTGGTCGTAGATTACAAGATCCTTTAGCTGAATTAGTAAAAATTGATCCAAAAGCAGTCGGTGTGGGTCAATATCAACACGATGTAGCACAAAAACGTTTAAGTGAGCAACTAGATTTTGTAGTTGAGATGGTAGTTAACCAAGTAGGTGTTAATGTCAATACAGCTAGTGCTCAGCTACTTCAACATGTGGCAGGACTTAATAAAACGACTGCTAAAAATGTCGTGATTTATCGTGAAGAAAATGGTGTGTTTAATAGTCGTTCAGAACTTAAAAAAGTGCCTCGCTTAGGACCAAAAGCTTATGAGCAGGCAGTGGGCTTCTTACGTATTCCTGATGCTAAAAACATGTTAGATAATACAGGGATTCATCCAGAAAGTTATCCTTTAGTGAAAGCTTTGGCTAAAGAATTAAACTTTTCTTTAGATGCACTAGGTACAGAAGAGGTTAATCAGCATCTAGCACATGTTTCTATTGAGGAGATGAGTAAGACTCTAGACGTTGGCTCAGAAACCCTAACAGATATCTTAGATGCTCTAAGACAGCCAGGTAGAGATATGCGTGATGAGTTAGATGCTCCTATCTTAAGAAAAGATATTATGAACTTGAAAGATTTAGTTCCTGGAATGGAATTGGATGGTACGGTACGTAATGTTGTTGATTTTGGGGCATTTGTTGATATTGGGGTAAAACAAGATGGTTTAGTTCATATTTCAAGATTAAGTGAATCCTACATCAAACACCCAACAGATGCAGTAGCTGTTGGAGATGTGGTTCATGTTTGGATTATTGATGTTGATGTTTCAAAACAACGTATTTCACTATCTATGATTGAACCAAAAAACAAATAA
- a CDS encoding DUF72 domain-containing protein, which yields MIKIGLTSFNEHGSLLNKNKLTLGEYASVFPVVEMNTSFYGIKPKSVSKKWVQETPSEFKFIVKAFKAMTKHANWEDYYQSEEDMDQAFFEFISPLVDTNRLEAILCQFSSYFTCTKENVDYLRRLRQRFLGLPLAIELRSDSWYQADFQDKMLQFMRDHHLSLVIVDEPQVPIHSVPFLKEVTSESLVYVRLHGRQKAHWTTEDLDWRKKRNLYCYNSAELSQLAQEVSDLPGKNKVVIFNNNSAGDAAPNALLFKEMLNIDYIGLNPSQTTLF from the coding sequence GTGATAAAAATAGGATTAACGTCGTTTAACGAGCATGGATCATTACTAAATAAAAATAAATTAACACTAGGTGAGTACGCATCTGTTTTTCCTGTGGTGGAGATGAATACATCGTTTTACGGGATAAAGCCCAAATCAGTGAGCAAAAAATGGGTTCAAGAGACACCTAGCGAATTTAAATTTATCGTTAAAGCATTTAAAGCCATGACCAAACATGCTAATTGGGAAGATTATTATCAAAGTGAAGAAGATATGGATCAGGCTTTTTTTGAGTTTATCTCACCCTTAGTTGACACTAATCGTTTAGAAGCTATTTTATGTCAATTCTCTAGTTATTTTACTTGTACAAAAGAAAATGTTGATTATTTAAGAAGGTTACGCCAACGTTTTCTCGGCTTACCCTTAGCCATTGAACTTAGAAGTGATAGTTGGTATCAAGCAGACTTTCAAGACAAGATGTTACAGTTTATGAGGGATCATCATTTATCTTTGGTTATTGTAGATGAGCCCCAAGTGCCAATTCATTCTGTTCCTTTTTTAAAAGAAGTGACTAGTGAGTCTTTAGTTTATGTTAGATTACATGGTAGACAAAAAGCACACTGGACAACAGAAGATTTAGATTGGCGTAAGAAAAGAAACTTATATTGTTATAACTCAGCTGAATTAAGCCAGTTAGCTCAAGAGGTATCTGATTTACCAGGGAAAAATAAAGTTGTTATTTTTAATAATAATTCAGCAGGAGATGCTGCACCAAATGCTTTATTATTTAAAGAGATGCTAAATATTGATTATATAGGATTAAATCCGAGTCAAACAACATTATTTTAG
- a CDS encoding FUSC family protein, whose product MNIGKTHIGLRTFKTAIAVMCCIILFHITHRGSPMVATLSAVFALREDLSSTMSFGKSRILGNTLGGVSGLLYYVILQYFTHESLAQIFLVPFFVILTIVVSTRMNNQNGIIGGVATLLFISFSIPDSNYFIYAINRVVDTFIGTFIAIFWNYIIKSPLEDKEESIEEKEQQIYDKEQEIKQLQEDINKIKKSSD is encoded by the coding sequence ATGAATATCGGAAAAACCCATATCGGTCTAAGAACATTTAAAACAGCAATTGCTGTGATGTGTTGCATTATTTTATTTCATATCACTCACCGTGGTTCTCCCATGGTCGCTACCTTATCAGCTGTTTTTGCCCTAAGAGAAGATTTATCCTCAACCATGAGTTTTGGTAAATCTAGAATTCTTGGCAATACACTTGGTGGTGTTAGTGGCCTACTCTACTACGTCATCTTACAATATTTCACTCATGAGAGCCTTGCACAAATTTTTCTTGTCCCTTTTTTTGTTATTTTAACTATTGTTGTTTCGACAAGAATGAATAATCAAAATGGTATCATTGGTGGTGTTGCGACACTATTATTTATTTCTTTTTCTATACCAGATTCTAATTATTTTATCTATGCAATTAATAGAGTAGTTGATACTTTCATCGGTACCTTCATCGCTATTTTTTGGAACTATATCATTAAATCTCCCTTAGAAGATAAGGAAGAGTCTATTGAAGAAAAAGAACAACAAATCTATGATAAAGAGCAAGAAATCAAACAACTTCAAGAAGATATTAATAAAATTAAAAAATCTAGTGATTAA
- the lepB gene encoding signal peptidase I gives MKKKKKTTSSNQYRKRRSQARKMRQVNQGEQSDQLSISQSPNKQVKKQKVNRHLVHELDKQKISSELEEKNKFHQKITDKQEKRRKKNKFSQFLKICLWLILLIIIGLGVFYSFIFDLTTVETKEMGHTLQVGEKVLYHQKDMNRFSVVKVNDEGKSYWSRIIGIPGDTLEMENDTLYINGLVYEEPYLKSNYLDFKLDKKNMSKNYTKSFNMTDFSNDGEIIEVIPEGYYLVLSDDRENDVDSRFSGLVKAKDIEGVATLIIWPPSRVGALK, from the coding sequence GTGAAAAAGAAAAAAAAGACTACGTCATCAAATCAATACAGAAAACGTCGGTCACAAGCTAGAAAAATGCGACAGGTAAATCAGGGTGAACAATCTGATCAGTTAAGTATCTCACAATCACCAAATAAACAGGTTAAAAAGCAAAAAGTTAATCGCCATTTAGTCCATGAATTGGACAAGCAAAAAATTTCTAGTGAGTTAGAAGAAAAAAATAAGTTCCATCAAAAAATAACTGATAAACAAGAAAAACGTCGTAAAAAAAATAAATTCAGTCAATTTTTAAAAATATGTCTGTGGTTAATATTGTTAATTATCATTGGTTTGGGTGTGTTTTATTCTTTTATATTTGATTTGACTACTGTAGAAACTAAAGAGATGGGACACACGCTTCAAGTAGGTGAGAAGGTGTTATATCATCAAAAAGATATGAACCGCTTTAGTGTGGTTAAAGTGAATGATGAAGGCAAAAGTTATTGGTCAAGAATCATTGGCATTCCTGGGGACACTCTAGAGATGGAGAATGATACATTATACATTAATGGCTTGGTGTATGAAGAGCCTTATTTGAAAAGTAATTATTTAGATTTTAAGTTAGATAAAAAAAACATGTCAAAAAATTATACGAAATCATTTAATATGACAGACTTCTCTAATGATGGTGAGATAATAGAAGTCATTCCAGAAGGCTACTATTTGGTTTTAAGTGATGACAGAGAAAACGATGTCGATAGCCGTTTTAGTGGTCTAGTTAAGGCTAAAGATATTGAAGGCGTAGCGACTCTCATTATTTGGCCTCCATCAAGAGTAGGGGCACTAAAGTAA
- a CDS encoding M15 family metallopeptidase, with translation MAKKLFFGLILCFIAFSIVFYVQKKPELVSHQTSDSSAMISSSETRDNETTSTSEKPIYPGRADDWELLVVNEKHKIKEEPTDLKELPNGMQIDSRIFDSYEALNKAAKKAGFDLTIISAYRSVAEQESIVARDTQSYLDQGFSEEESKKRAMEYLTVPGLSEHHTGLAMDVLEEDWYNDGNMLEEEFGETKAGKWLDENVCHYGFVIRYQKGKEKITGINYEPWHIRYVGKENAEYMKDHDLVLEEYVEQIKK, from the coding sequence ATGGCAAAGAAGTTATTTTTTGGGTTGATTTTGTGTTTTATAGCCTTTTCAATTGTGTTCTACGTTCAAAAAAAACCAGAATTAGTTAGTCATCAAACCAGTGATTCAAGTGCTATGATAAGTAGTTCAGAAACTAGGGATAATGAAACAACCAGTACTAGTGAAAAACCAATATATCCAGGACGTGCGGATGATTGGGAGTTGTTGGTTGTTAATGAAAAACATAAAATAAAAGAAGAACCAACTGATTTAAAAGAACTACCAAACGGAATGCAGATTGATTCCAGAATATTTGATTCATATGAAGCATTAAACAAAGCAGCTAAAAAAGCGGGATTTGACTTAACGATCATATCTGCTTACCGCTCCGTTGCAGAGCAAGAAAGTATTGTTGCTCGTGATACTCAAAGTTACTTAGACCAAGGTTTTTCTGAGGAAGAATCAAAAAAAAGAGCGATGGAGTATTTAACAGTACCAGGGCTTAGTGAGCATCATACAGGTTTAGCAATGGATGTGTTGGAAGAAGATTGGTACAATGATGGCAATATGTTGGAAGAGGAATTTGGAGAAACAAAAGCAGGAAAATGGTTAGATGAAAATGTTTGCCATTATGGTTTTGTCATTCGTTATCAAAAAGGTAAGGAAAAAATCACAGGGATCAATTATGAGCCATGGCATATTCGCTACGTAGGTAAAGAAAATGCTGAATATATGAAAGATCATGATTTAGTGTTGGAAGAATACGTAGAACAAATAAAGAAGTAG
- a CDS encoding bifunctional hydroxymethylpyrimidine kinase/phosphomethylpyrimidine kinase: MKKILAISGSDTLSGGGLQADLRTFYEYGLQAKQLLTCMVTIDQLVDGVTVYDLKKEVLIKELDFIKKQKLDGIKVGMLANLETAELISEYLSTQDRPVVLDPVLALKESQYTGNKEIVPFFKKVLLPKSTVTTPNLREAELLSGISSIKTTDEMKEAAKIIFETGVTYVVIKGGERLDKQIARDILYDGHMFVQYDNPIINNGYINGAGCTFASAICANLVNQLPIEKAVADAKTFVFNAIENGVTFTPELGNVWQQAKE, from the coding sequence ATGAAGAAGATTCTAGCGATTTCAGGATCAGATACTCTTAGTGGTGGTGGCTTACAAGCTGATTTAAGAACCTTCTATGAGTATGGTTTACAAGCAAAACAATTATTAACTTGTATGGTGACTATTGATCAGCTGGTAGACGGTGTGACGGTATATGATTTAAAAAAAGAGGTACTCATTAAAGAATTAGACTTTATCAAAAAACAAAAGCTAGATGGTATCAAAGTAGGTATGCTAGCTAATTTAGAAACGGCCGAATTAATATCAGAGTATTTGTCTACTCAAGATAGACCAGTAGTATTAGATCCTGTTTTAGCGTTAAAAGAAAGTCAATACACAGGAAATAAGGAAATTGTTCCTTTTTTTAAAAAAGTGTTGTTACCTAAATCGACTGTCACAACACCTAATTTAAGGGAAGCAGAACTACTTAGTGGCATATCATCTATTAAAACGACTGATGAGATGAAAGAGGCAGCTAAAATTATTTTTGAAACGGGTGTGACTTATGTCGTTATAAAGGGCGGAGAGCGACTGGACAAACAAATTGCCAGAGACATTTTATATGATGGCCACATGTTTGTTCAATATGACAATCCCATCATTAACAATGGCTATATCAACGGGGCAGGATGTACATTTGCTTCTGCCATTTGTGCTAATCTAGTCAATCAGTTACCAATAGAAAAGGCAGTGGCTGATGCTAAAACGTTTGTTTTTAATGCCATTGAAAACGGAGTGACCTTTACTCCTGAATTGGGCAACGTTTGGCAACAAGCAAAAGAATAG
- a CDS encoding SprT family protein, with the protein MTNEELQHLVENISLNYFHKPFLHLATFNKRLKTTGGRYHLSTHQLDFNPKILAVYDEAVLISIIKHELCHYHLHLEDKGFQHKDRAFKELLAKTGGSRFTPPLTKDKKKYQIECLDCHHTFYRQKRMNLERYRCRCGGKLAYR; encoded by the coding sequence GTGACAAATGAGGAATTACAACATCTAGTCGAAAACATTTCTTTGAATTATTTTCATAAACCCTTTTTGCATCTTGCAACCTTTAATAAGCGATTAAAAACAACTGGTGGGAGGTATCATTTATCTACTCACCAGTTAGATTTTAATCCTAAAATATTAGCTGTTTATGATGAAGCAGTTCTAATTAGTATTATAAAGCATGAATTATGTCACTATCATTTACATTTAGAAGATAAAGGATTTCAACACAAGGATAGAGCGTTCAAAGAATTACTTGCTAAAACAGGTGGATCGCGTTTTACACCTCCTTTAACTAAGGATAAAAAAAAGTATCAGATAGAATGCTTAGATTGTCATCATACTTTTTATCGTCAGAAACGGATGAATTTAGAAAGATATCGGTGTCGTTGTGGTGGTAAACTAGCTTACAGGTAG